GCCTCTACATTTAAACTCGTTAAATCATCTGGCGTAAAAAGATTGAAAAGTCCGTTTTTTATATCATAAAATTCCAGTTCCGGTTCTACCGAAAGTATCTCCGGTTCAGGGAAATTGGATAGGATTATTTTTTTCTTGCTTTCATCGGCATGCATTAAAATCTTACTGAGGTCATATCCTATATGTGCTTTGGCCTTAATAACGATTAACGCCCGTTTTTTACTTATGAGCAAACTCATAAAGCGCTCTTTGGAATTTTCGTATTTATAGACTTCGGCAAAATCGCCCTCAACCGAAATTAATTTACATACACTCTTTATCTTTTCCATCAATACGGCAGATTGATGGGTTGTAATCTCCTTGCTTTGTTTCCTTCTAAAAAGAGAGAACAGCCAATACATGCTTATCCCTCCTAAAACAAGCCCTAAAAAAACATCCAAAATATTATCCATTGGTTTTTCCTATTTCTCCTAAATGTGTGTATTTAAAACCTTTGTCATATTTGAGCCCGTAACCAAAAATCCGATCCATGGAGGAGTGGGTAAACAAAATAACACCAATCATTTCAATCACCGGAAACGACAAGTACATGCCAAAAAAATATAATAAAATAGCAATCCCTTTATGATGGAAAATATTATAGCCAATGGCTCCAATACGAGGATTGAACAAATAACCCAACATACCTAGGTCCGGTGTTAAAATCAATACAAAAAAAAGCCACCAAGGGTAGCCCAGAAGGCCATACATAAATAATCCCAAGGCAAACATGGCCAGTTCTTCCAATTTTAAAATATTCTTCATGCTTTTTCTATTTTATACAAAACCGGCCTACTGGGGCTTGCGTCGTTTACAAAGGGTGCCATTTGAATATTTAAAAAATAGACCCCATCCTCTACCTCATTAGGAACAAAAATAAACTCCGTAATCGTGGCTTCCTTCCTAAGGTCACCCTTGAAATTCCAAAAAGCCTTATGTCCGCGTAGGGCTCCATCATCCTTTTCCTTATCCACAGATGGCAGATCCACTAAGAGGTGATCTATCCCTAATCCGACCAAAAATTCTACCGCTTCCTCTACTAAATAGGGTGGATTACTATTGGAATACTGTTTTGAAAACTTTTCCCTGGTGTTGGGCAAGGTTCTGATGACAAGGGCATCCAAATTTGTAGATTTTATGGCGTTTTTCAGCTGCTGACGAGATATTACAAAATCCTCCCCTAGCTTTCCCGGGGCAATGGTTACGACCTCTGCCAAAAAGAAATACCTATTTAAGGCGTCATTGACCGAATGGAATTTAGTGGTAATATGCCCAATACATTCCGTATGTGTTCCATGGGCATGCGGGTTGAACCAAATATCATTAAAATTGGTGGATGCACCGGCCTTAACACTTCCCGTAAAGCCATGCTCCGTATGGGGCTCAATTCTAGGGGGATTTACATACCAAGCATTTACATTTGATATATCACCCGTCATAGGAATGGATATATCCAACGGTTGGGATAAATCTATTTTAAATTCGAGCTTTTTATATTTTATGATTGTTTTCAACCTTAGTTTATATGAAGCATTTAACTAGGACAAGTTAATCATAAACAAATCAGCGGCAATTCCATCGGCCAAAAACTTGCCTTTTTGGGTTGTGGTAAGAATGTCCCCATCTAGATTCAATAGTTCTTGATCTCTAAATTTTTCGGATTGCAAAAGCAGATATTCTTCATATTTCCCGCCATATTCCCTTTGAATCCGATTTAAGGATACTCCCCAAACGGTTCTTAATCCCGTCATTATATACTCATTGTATTTGTCCCTAGTAGTCAGCACTTCAATTTCCATGGGTAGTTCCCCATTTTCAATGGCCTTTATGTATTTGGGGTTATTGTTGATGTTCCACCCACGACGCCGACCATCAAAAGAATGTGCCGAAGGACCGATGCCCATATACTTTTTCTGCTGCCAATAGGCCGAATTGTTTTTGGAAAAATACCCTGGCTTTCCAAAGTTGGAAATTTCATAGCAATCATATCCAGCTTCCAATAGCATTTGATACAGGACGTGAAAATGTTCTTGGGTTTCCTCATCGGTTGCCGGCACGATCAATTCTTTTTCAACAAATCTCGCCAAAGCGGTTTTGGGCTCTACCGTAAGGGCATAACTGGAGATATGGGGCACATTAAAACTGAGTGCTTTTTCAATGTTTTTTTTCCATCGCGCCACACTCATATTGGGCATTCCATAAATAAGGTCTATTGAAATATTATCAAAATGTCTAGAAGCCAATCGCAAGCATTTCTCAGCTTGTTCCACGTTGTGGGCACGGTTCATCAACTTCAGGTCTTCTTCAAAAAAAGATTGGATTCCTATGCTCAAACGGTTGATGGGACCCTGGGACAACTCTAAAATTTTTTCTTCTGTTAAATCATCGGGATTGGCCTCGAGTGTTATCTCAGGATTATCAGAGACATTATAATTTTCATAAACTGTATTGATAATCCTTTCAATTTCCTTATGCTCTAGAACTGAAGGGGTACCCCCTCCAAAATAAATAGTTTCCACGTTGTCATCCTTAAATTCGGATTTTCGGAGTTCTAGCTCCTTTATGAGGGCACGCACCATGGTTTCCTTTTTTTCCATAGAAGTAGAAAAATGAAAGTCACAGTAATGGCACGCTTGCTTGCAAAAAGGAATGTGGATATATATGCCAGCCCCCTCCGCCCCCAAAGGGGGAACTTTTTCCAAACCGCTTGAATCTTTAGCCTTGTCCAATTTATGGTTTAGTTTTTCTTTTTCCGCAAATTCACCTGCAAAGAGTTTTTAACTCCCCCTCTGGGGGCTGGGGGGCTATTTTGTTTCACAAAAGCCTCCCAACCGGAGTACGACTTACCAATCTCTACTCTACCCTCATTATAAAAATGACATACTGCTGCGGCCAATCCATCGGTGCTATCCAGATTCTTCGGTAGTGATTTTAGGGACAGAACACTCTGTAACATTTTTGCCACTTGTTCCTTACTCGCATTACCATTGCCCGTAATGGCCATTTTTATTTTTTTAGGTAGGTATTCCGTAATGGGTATTTGCCTCGATAAGCCTGCCGCCATGGCGACTCCCTGAGCTCTTCCCAATTTTAGCATGGATTGCACATTTTTACCAAAAAAAGGAGCCTCAATGGCAATTTCATCTGGGTGATAGGTATCGATGAGTTCTATGGTTCGGTCGAAAATGAGTTTTAGTTTGGTATACGGATCATCGTATTTTTTTAGTTGCAATTCGTTCATTTGTATGAACTCCATTTTTTTGCCAACAACCTTGATCAGTCCAAAACCCATTATGGTAGTACCGGGATCTATACCTAAAATAATTTTCTCTATTGCCAATGCCTATTTGGTATTTAATTGAACCGGAATCTTAAATTTTGTTTTTACCGGGATACCCCTTTTTAATGCCGGGGCGATGGGAGGAATATTTTTCAAGCTTTGGGTGATAATACCATCGAACTCGGGCATTTGCCTTAGGATTGATGCATCCTTAACAATATCCACAACATTGATTTTACCTTCCGCATCAATTACAAAGATAACATCTACAATAGCGTTCTTATCGGAATCTACCGTAAATTCGAACTCGTTCAAGGTAGTTTCGAAGTAACGTGTTATTTTCTGCTCAAAGCACTGCTTTTGTACCTGCTTGGTAGCCGTTTCATCACAATCCAGAAAAAGTGGATAGGAGTCGATGGAATTCCAGTCCATTTCCCTCAACTCCGCATTGATCATTTCCTGGGTTCTTTTTTCCTTGGATTCAAAGAAATTACAAGAAACCAACATCAGAAAAACAAAAAAGACCAAAATGCGCTGCATGACACCAAATCTATGGTGGAAATTACAATTTTTTGGGCAGTCTAGTTCTGGGAAAAGTGTATTTCTGTTTTAAGTTCAGAAATGCGTTTGGATACGATTTCGTGAAAATAAGGATGGGGGTCCCTATATTTATTTAAGAAGCTTTGGTAACAATCCAGGCTTTCCTTTGGGTTTTTATCCAATCCATCCTTCATTGCACAAATCTGATAAAAATATCTAGGTTCATCTGGTTGTTCTTCATGGGCCAACATATAGTAAACGAGCGTTTCACTCAATTTATCCTTCTGACGGGCAATACCCGCCAAGGTCTCATACTCACTGGCCAAATTTGGTTTCTTTACCTCAATTGATTTTTTAACATAAAACTGTGCGGAATCCAAGGCCCGATCTTTTAGGTAAACGTGACCCAGTTCATAGTAGAGTTCAGGATTATTATCTTCCATCCCAATGGCCTTTTTATACATAGCCTTTGCCTTTTCAAATTCCCAGGCCTTAAAGTAGGCATAACCCAATTTTTGATAAACAAACGGTTTGGTTTCACCCAAATCCAACAATTTTTCAAAATAAGGAATAGCGTCCCTAAAATTATCATTGTTGAAATAGGCTAACCCCTTAAAGTTCAATAGCGACACATCAGTAGGATAAAAATCAAGTCCCATATCAGTATAATATAACACGGAGTCCTTTTCTCGCTTAATTAGATAATACTTTGACAATTGAAACAAGCTTCTTAGATGTGTGCTGTCCACCGCTACAGCGTTTTTATATGAGGGAATTGCCAGGTCCAGGTCTTCAACTTCCCGAATAGATTCCCCCAAATAGAAATGATATTCCGGGTTCTTGGGACCTTTTGGACCAAAGTAGAAAAGAGTTCCTTGGCTAAAGGATATTGTTTGGTTTTAAGGTACAACTTCCCAAGCTCAAACCGGGGAGTTTCCATTGCTGGATTTGTATTCACCAAAGACTCATACTGAGCCACGGCCTTTTCAAAATTCCCTATGGCATTGTACGCCCTCGCAATCTGAAGGGAAGATTTTACCGTACCTGCTTTGGAATATATATTAATGGCTTGGATGTAGTTGCCAATGGTATAAAGACTGTCCGCCTTCTGGGACAAAGGCATCTGTGCAGAGATATTAAAGGAAACTAGGATTAAAAAAATAATCCATAAATTTTTTTTCTTGCCCAAACTTAAAACAATTGATTTATTCTTTGATGAATATAAAATAGTAAACCCATTTTTTCTATCTGGACACGAGCATTCTCTTTTCAGGCAAGCCTTCATATTGAAATTTCAATATTTTGCCTTCGGAGACCTTTATGGAAAATTGACCATCAAAATCTGAAATAACCGCATTATTGGTTCCTTCAACCTTTATACTTACTCCCGGTATACCCATGGATTCACTGTCCATTACCTTGCCTTTAAAAACGCTATTCCCATATTCATTCGTTAATCCACCATTTACCTGTAGATAGTCTTTTGCGGAATCTTCATTAGAGCTTTGGTCATTATCTTCCTGTAACTTAAAGTTTACAGGAATCGAGTAGGCAACGGCTACAGCTTCACCTTCATGCTTTCCGGGGACCATAACGGGCAAACGATTCAATATGCGCTCAACCTCATCCTCTAAGAGCTTATCCGGACCTCTTAATTTGACATTTTCAATATTCCCATTATCGGAAATTGAAAACAAGGCGCTTACCCTACCTTGAACACCATTTTCTTGTGCCTCTTCAGGATATCTAAAATTTTTGCTGATATGTTTCATGATTTTATCATTGAAACAGGCGCGTTTATCGCTGGCATTTTCACAGCCCGGAAAAACGGGGACTTCATCAACCTTAGCAAAGGGCGTATAATCCGTTTCTCCATTAACACCTGATTTAAAGGCTTGTACCGAAGTACCGTCCAGTTTAAAAACTACAGGAATAGAATAAGGCACATTCACAGCTTTTCCTTCCGATTTACCTGGTTTCATTTGGGGCAAACGAGAAATAATACGTTCTACCTCAGTTTCCAAAAGAGGATGTGGACCACGTTTTTTGATATTGACAATGTTTCCATCAGAGTTTATGGTGAACATCACACTGACCCTTCCTTCAATACCTTGCTTCAGGGCTTCCTCTGGATAATTAAAGTTCTTACTAATGTGTAATTGTATTTGTTCGTTGAAACAGGCCCGTTGGTCCTCAGAATTCTCGCAACCTGGAAAAATGGGCACTTGTTCTATTGCACCATAGGGTAGAGTTTTACTTTTTAATTCAGTCGAATTCAAATTTTCTTTGGAATCAGATTCGATTTCGCAGGAAGTATAAATCAACATTGCTAAAACAAGTGGTACTAACACCAAATACTTTAACCGATAAACTCTTTTTGATTTTGATTTTTGTAACATGACTATTCGTTTTTTGATTAATGATGATTTAAAAAATGGATTGACGAAGGAGATATGCTGCACCTCAAACATTTGGGACAACAACATCTCGTAATGTCGACTTTTTTCTTTTTTGGTAACTTGGGAGTCTGCGATAAACTCGTGGAGTTCCGTTATTCTTTGCTGGTAGATATAGACCAAGGGATTAAACCATGAAACAATGCGCATCACCTCAAAAAACAGTAGGTCCAAGGAATGCCATTGCTTTATATGAACCAACTCATGGGAAACCACACTGTCATATTCCCTTCCCACTATTTTTTCACCCAGAAAAATAGACCTGAAAAAGGAAAAGGCGATATTACTCTTGGGTATTAAAACTTGGGTAAAATCTTTGAAATAACTGATTTTTCCCTGGGAGCGCAACTTATACAGGCGCCATAATTTGATAATAAACCATATAGCAGCCAAAAGTGCCCCAACCCAAAAAATACCCTCTTGCCAAGTAAGTGTAAAATGATTATCGGGGTTAGGAACTATGGCCACTTCAGATTGATCCATATTCCAGAGAAATTCCGAGTATCCTAAAAAAACCTGGGTTTCGGTCTTAAAGGCCTCTATTTTTATCCAAGGAAGAATGAGCGACAACACATAGGTAACCAACAAATAAACCCGGTTCCACTGAAAGAAGGTCTCCCGTTTTAGGAAAAAATCGTAAATGACGAGGAACACCAATTGAAAGGCGATACACTCCAAAATATACTGTATCATTTTTTATCCTTTTTTATTTCGTTTAGGATGGACTCCAATTCAGAAAGGCTCATATCGTTTTTCTTCATAAAGAAGGACACCATACTTTTAAAAGAGCCCTGAAAATAACCGTCCACTAGTTTATTGATGCTCTGGTTACTATAATCCGATTTTCTTACCACGGGAAAATATAGATAACCCTTCCCCTCTTTCTCATGGTCCACAAAACCTTTGCTTTCCAAAATCCTTATAATGGTAGACACCGTATTATATGCCGGCTTAGGCTCCGGGAGTTCGTCTATCACCCCGGCAACGTTGGATTTTTCCAACTGCCATAACACCTGCATTACTTCTTCCTCTGCCTTTGTGAGCTGTTTCATTTTTCAACTATTTTTTTAGTTCAATATAAACAAATATAACTAAATATTTAGTTTAAACTAATTTTTTAGTTAAAAAGGTTTGAAAAAATCCGCCAGGTAGTACTCTGACGGATTATGTTTTAGAAACTAACGGTAACCTTTCCCCTTACATAAAAAGGAGTTCCCGGTGTAAAATGTATTTCCTCAACAGAGGAAGCCTCGTTGAATAACCGACTTTCGGTCGCAAATTGCGTTTCGTTCCACTCAGTATCAAAAAGGTTTTCAACGATTAAACCGAAAGTCCAATTCTTTAGACTATAATTTAAGGTTGCATCGGTTACAAAATAGCCCTCGGCCACAATGGAATTGTCCTCATTAGCAGGTCTTTCATCGATATACCTATAATTGAGACTACCGAAGAAGCCATCAGTATTTCCCAAGGTCATTCCTCCAGACATAGTAAAATCCGGAGCAAGGGGAATATAGTCAGCTCCATCGGCTTCCTCGGTACTCCGTGCATGGGTATAATTGGCATCGGAATATAGATATAGCCAATCCAATGGCTGATATCGTGCTCCCACTTCGACCCCCATTCTCCTTGTCTTGCCACTAGGTTCTACAATGGCCGCATCGCCAACGTACACGAACTCCTGATCCAAAAACAGACTCCATAAGGTGGCGTTAAGCACCAATTTATCCATAGGTTTGACAATAGTTCCAAGATCAACACCATATGCTGCCGGTAGGATTTCCTGGCCCCCGTTCGCCACTACTACCCGGGTATCGTTCGAATGAAAACCGATTCCCGTCTTTAGAAAGAACTGTGTATTCTGCGTGGGGCTGTAAATGGTATTGAATTTGGGACTGATGGCCATTTTTTCTTCACTGCGGTTATCATACAGTCCGCTTAACTTGTTGTAGTAATCAAACTTAAAATAATCCAGTCGCAGTGCCGGTTCAAAGGTGAACTTACCCGAATTTACGCTAGCCCCGGCAAAAGCATAGGCGTTGACCTCATCGATATCCCCATAAGCCAGGCGTTGCAATAGTTCTTGCCTGTTTAAGGTTCTGGACAATTGGTTGTCATCTATATTATCATATCGAAAACCAATACCCCCGTTGTACTCAAACTCCAAATTGCCGAATTTGGCCGATTTGTTATTGAAAACGGTCTTGGCCCCGGCCATTAACCGGTCTTCATATTGCTCTATTTGATCTCCGTTCACTAGGTCTTCCAGAAAAAACGTAAAGTTGGAAAAAAGGTTAAAATGATATTGGGACACAAAGGCCATAGTTTCCAAGGATTTACTTGAACCTAGATTTTTGGTATGGTTCAAAACCACGTTGGTCCTACTGGTCTGTCCGCCTTCGGTATGATCAATGGCACCAAAGCGACCGATTAGCCCTTGGTCTATCGCTCTTTGTGGCACCTGCCCCGAAGCATCCCATTTACTGGAAAAATGTGATGCCGTCAAAATCAGTTCCTGTTCTCCGGGCAAGGCATAGCTATATCTTCCCATAACATTGATTCTATTAAAATTCTGGGGCGAATCAAAAGGGCCATCCGTTAAATAGAGCTCAGAAGCCAAATAGGCACTGCTATTTTGATTTTCCAGCACATTCAACATCCCCATGAACCTACGGGTACCAAATTGTCCTATTTCGGTAGACACCATACTTTGGTCCAGGCGCTTTCGCAATTTTAGGTTAACATAACCAGCGGTGTTAAAATTCCCTTGGTCTGCATAATAAGGCCCTTTTCCAAAATTGATGTTCTCTATGGTCTCAGGAATTACAAAATGAAGGTCTGCATAACCTTGTCCATGGGCATGGGAAACCATGTTAACCGGCATTCCTTCCACGCTAATGGCCACATCGGTTCCGTGGTCCACGTCAAAACCGCGTAAAAAAATCTGTTCCGCCTTTCCTCCTCCGGCATGTTGACCAATAATCAGCCCTGGTACCTTTCTAAGAATTTCCTGTGAGGATTTTACCGGGTTTGTTTTAACGTCAACATCAACCAGTCGGCTTAAAGCATCCACCTTGGATACCAAAACCACCTGATCCAGTGAAATGAAGCTTTCCTTGAGAACAATGGTAATAGGTTTCTCCAAATCTGTCCGACTCACAACCCGGGTTTGGGTTTCATATCCCAAAATTGAAAAATAAATGGTATCGTTTACCGTGGTCCTATCCAGTACGAAATGTCCCGTAGCATCGGTATGGTTATGCTGACCGCTGGTTTTATTGAATATCCCAGCATCTTCCAAAGGCGTACCGGATTCATTTACCAGTTTACCCTTTAAGTTTTGTGCGGCAATGGTACCCATGAAAAACATGGATATCCCCGCGATAATATATTTCATAATATCGTAATTATTGAATTTGATTAGCGTGAATAATTGTGGATTTCAGGGTATAGGTCATTTGCCGAAATAGTAAACTTCGAACAAGAGAGATTATACCCTTTTACTATTTATTTACGCTGGGGAGGAGGTGTACTTATATGGATATACCTGTAATGCTGTCTTTTGATATAACACCAATTGGGTTGTTTATTTTCTGCGAGGACAGTAGCAGGCATCAGTTTAGATTCACCTGAAAAATGTTTGTCCAATTTTTCAGTATCAGCATCCTTTTTATCCTTTTTCTGCTGTTTATTGGCTTCCAATAATTCCTTAAGTTCTTCCAAAGCCTTATGGGAATGGCCCACCATACCCTCCAAGGATGAATAATCCGGTAATTCGTGCCCAAAGGCGTAACTATGATGATGGCCTTTGGGAGCCAGCATGTGGGACACTTCGTGCAAAGTCTCCATCACCAAGCCATTGAAAATTCCTAGGAAATAAAATATGCACATGAGTCCTCCGCCTAATCGAAGTAACTTACTTTTTGCATATTCTTTGGTACATTCCACCATTGATTTGGTCTACAGGTTTCAAAAATACCTACGAAACTTAAATGGCGAAGGTTTTATTTTTATTTTGTTTGTAACAATTACAGGTTAGACCTGTCTTACCTAAAAAAAGATTTACCATGGATATCGTTTTGTTGGTCATTGGGTTTGTTTTTATGCTAATTGGTATTTTAGGAAGTTTTTTACCCGTTCTACCTGGTCCTCCCTTAAGCTGGATAGGGCTGCTTCTTTTATATTTAACAAAGGCCATACCCAACAATTGGTGGATCTTGGGAACCACCTTGGCCATTGCCCTAATCGTTTTTGGATTGGATTATATAATCCCAGCTATGGGCACTAAAAAGTTTGGTGGCACAAGGGCCGGGGTCATTGGAACAACAGTTGGATTGTTGGTCGCCTTGGTTTTTCCTTTTTTTGGTCCTTTTGGTATTGTTATCTGGCCATTTATAGGTGCCTTGGTTGGGGAATTGTTGAACAAGGCCGATAAAAAAACGGCCACTAGGGCCGCTTTTGGTTCTTTTCTAGGTTTCCTAACCGGGACATTTTTAAAATTTCTTGTGGCCATAGTGTACCTTGGATTGTTTATAGCCACGGCATGGGAATATCGCTTGGCCCTTTTTCCATACTTTGATTAATTGAGCCAGGTTGTTTTTTCTGATATCGGTGTTCTCGATGCTTCGGGCAATTCTCCATCAAAATAACCCATATAGAAAAAGCCTAAACATTTTTCACCTTCATTCAAATCGAAAAACCCATCCATATATTTTATGAGTCCCGGTGAGCTCCAATAGGCCCCAATGCCCATTTCAGTACAGCAAAGCCACATATTTTGCACCGCCATGGCAACTGCGGCAGTTTCCTCCCACTCCGGAAGACTTTCCTTTGGATCCCTTTGTATGCAAATTGCTATTACCGCGGCAGCTTTCCTTGGGTTTTCCTGAAGCTTTTTGATTTTCATTTGCTTCGGCCTTGGGTCCGATTCTCTATATTTTTCAGAAAGAAATTCACCCAACCTTGCCTTCGTATCACCTTGAATCACTTTAAATCGCCAAGGTTCGGTATGCTTGTGGTTTGGAGCCCAGTTAGCGGCCTCCAATATTTTTTCTATGTCCTGTTTTAAAATGGGTCGATCATTATATTGAGGTGGAAAAACCGAACGCCTTTTCCGTATGAGGTCAAAAATCATATTATCCGTTTTAGTACTATAAAATTAAGATGTTTGGTTCACGAATCAAACAAAAGGTCGATACAGTTCTGCAACACCGGGTTCCTATTTTCCTTCTTCCAAATTACAGATAACAATGCCCTTTGTCTAATATCCTTTAGCTCAACAAACTTTACCCGCATTTGAAATCCGTATTGCAAAGCCGTTGGCACAATGGCGATACCCAAATTATTCTCCACCAGTTTAAAAATGGTCTGCGCATGGACGGATTTATGTGAAACCTTGGGTACAAATCCAGCATCTGAGCAAATACTCATAATGGTTTCATAATAATATGGACTATAATCCTGACTGAACAAAATGAAATTATCGTCAGCAAACCTTTCCATGCCGTCATATTCTCTAGTAAGCATAGGGTAGCTTTCCGGTAGCACTAAAGAAAATGTGTCCTCGAAAACCGTTTTCATGTTTAGGGCTGCCGGCACCCTGCCCAACC
This window of the Maribacter cobaltidurans genome carries:
- a CDS encoding nitroreductase family protein, which translates into the protein MIFDLIRKRRSVFPPQYNDRPILKQDIEKILEAANWAPNHKHTEPWRFKVIQGDTKARLGEFLSEKYRESDPRPKQMKIKKLQENPRKAAAVIAICIQRDPKESLPEWEETAAVAMAVQNMWLCCTEMGIGAYWSSPGLIKYMDGFFDLNEGEKCLGFFYMGYFDGELPEASRTPISEKTTWLN